A part of Aspergillus flavus chromosome 1, complete sequence genomic DNA contains:
- a CDS encoding sensory transduction histidine kinase, with product MGEVHSMRTTPLPSPAEAPSPVAAPHPHLRGSPQSTSDLVSSRNVGCTADGNVPIENNIWKANSQSPSALHEQTATPYCASPPTKKENSDSGKGPQEDQGRSLQTLKELRRQMEELLVYQQMQQSQTQNASATREPTSSQADHVSSSYESSRKRRISNVSSPRIAPLPTDAMPSASYSDSTGSGGTIRAADLTPENIPGQTPSYPFPRMQHQSAPRSTQDPTHSHNPFKLTLPAEKLKVHKTSSQPADERQPTSMKTPTSHSVFLPPQYKPVAEDPTYSTPNLYDLTLQLNADPGLDAWWANVVHILQENYGAERASLAIPGDATDLENVPWGQKAVFDRNLEGYERETIQNQQSQNEATGTSEGSTKGVANPEKRKGESTTESLANGSGAAKLLKRPSLLARHSFAGFGKERKLSTWQDSETLPQEHKAKNESKRVQISNENPDGTGTAQSQASATTYQGHTVPFTQSFDPISPTQYNHRQVVFPTSRPLEVETDPLIKRTGVVKLFGRTGPVVLTREYSENTAAKQSDGDVQTPEDVVQVTPTAEPVRPWNKEHAIRSRSVSNPAASGLHAPRVPLMEFYDEYEQIPPSPWSQSPAPSPAPRAHAEQNPFFSSHTVDEGAFAKHPPQHDYSNLNPLEAIGVDLAKSVIHIPLLHAGRSKPTPPSTLRFPVAVISILSPIIPYPANLRQSLACLIPHLTTSFCLAQHYSQLERQFASRLEAPRYGHLLGLGGTFSDESSELELVAGLSGHVNYTIADDGSLEARASLSSPDERSNSAKPSPSGIGTPGLDLGSIGAEVPSVLGESPGFPTKLGADAVDSYFNVQQLKGLRDALTHHRNRLSKPRQNATTSTPTSPGRLLGKLPTDEDGTTAQDPTAAQASPSQEFRAPPVISPTQSSSRHPSANSFYAQLPRELPRPFTDTVAQLMLNSVPLHIFLAKPQSGEVIWTNSKFDAYRRSQPQEQKLRDPWQNIHSSEREHVSQEWANALRTGSQFTERVRVKRFNDESAYRWFIFRANPLLSSTGEVLYWIGSFLDIHEQHIAELKAAQEREKFAIDAKYRAFSNSIPQIVFEATEFRGLIFVNEQWHLYTGQKLEEALNFGFAKHLHPDDLEKCGVLSVYLSESQKENTVSGLDTTLQERHLANGVTPALEELVRRGVASVQKDENGRVFYSTEIRLRSKGADFRWHLVRLVRVETSSFGSGEASWYGTCTDINDRKNLERELNKAMQQLNNQMESKTKFFSNMSHEIRTPLNGILGTIPFILDTHLDTDQRRMLDTIQNSSTNLRELVDNILDVSRVEAGKMSLVNSWFHVRSVIEDVIDTVSSRAIDKGLEINYLMDVDVPPMVIGDRFRIRQVLINLVGNAVKFTSQGEIHIRCSINHGTATLSKETELLLNFDVVDTGKGFSARDAERLMQRFSQLGQNGSQQHAGSGLGLFLSKQLVEMHGGRLTPSSKEGQGAKFSFYVKVDAPPPPSPDEPRLVRQSSSMSEGLGIQSKPSSLQKMLFSSRDSIDSKGPDTSDISSVLDSPLSQPPSSSDPSARFTSNSFSERSSVSSALPTPELHAVDPLTKVDTAKLINTDVSSQARPTTTASSSSDTIRPVARPSSSTSRELSLSTTSAPVDAGSDAPVSQDPYSILILCPLDNTRKAIKQHIEQVVPHEIPFSIISLPDVEDWKDSMNDESSAKITHLVLNLPSVEDVQDVIQYVLDCDSASAPTLVIISDLYQKRQINSKIKELSASGGRVYTVPKPVKPSAFSAIFDPDNRRDLSKDRNQDMAREINNNFKTMSKMVKEVIGNKGYRILLVEDDETNRMVMLKYLDKIKVMAETASNGQECTEMVFSKEPGYYSLIICDIQMPMKNGYETCRDIRGWELKNHYPQIPIMALSANAMTDQIEDAARAGFNDYVTKPIKHNELGKMMMGLLDPSRPLLLLRDRLRRDNHRED from the exons ATGGGGGAAGTTCATAGTATGAGGACAACTCCGCTTCCATCGCCGGCCGAGGCCCCTTCGCCTGTCGCCGCACCTCATCCTCACCTTCGTGGCTCCCCCCAGTCAACATCCGACCTGGTTTCTAGTAGAAACGTTGGATGCACAGCGGACGGAAACGTGCCCATAGAAAATAACATATGGAAGGCTAACTCTCAATCACCTTCTGCTTTACATGAACAGACTGCGACCCCGTATTGTGCCTCGCCACCTAcgaagaaggagaattcAGACTCGGGAAAAGGGCCCCAAGAGGATCAAGGACGAAGCCTGCAAACCCTCAAGGAATTACGGAGACAGATGGAGGAGTTGCTTGTATATCAACAGATGCAACAATCCCAGACCCAGAACGCCTCAGCCACTCGGGAACCTACCTCGTCGCAAGCAGACCACGTCTCCTCGAGTTACGAATCGTCGAGGAAAAGGCGCATTTCAAATGTATCTTCCCCCAGGATCGCACCGCTCCCAACAGACGCCATGCCTTCAGCTTCCTACTCCGACTCGACTGGTTCTGGAGGCACGATACGAGCCGCTGATTTAACGCCCGAGAATATACCTGGACAAACCCCATCGTACCCTTTCCCCAGAATGCAGCATCAGTCGGCTCCAAGGTCGACGCAAGATCCTACGCACAGCCATAACCCATTCAAGCTGACGCTTCCAGCTGAAAAGCTCAAAGTCCACAAGACGTCATCACAACCGGCAGACGAAAGACAGCCTACCTCTATGAAGACTCCTACATCCCATAGCGTTTTCCTTCCGCCTCAGTACAAACCAGTGGCCGAGGACCCGACTTATTCTACCCCTAATTTGTATGATCTTACGTTGCAGCTTAATGCCGATCCTGGTCTTGATGCATGGTGGGCCAACGTTGTACATATCTTACAGGAGAACTATGGTGCTGAGAGAGCATCGCTAGCCATACCTGGAGATGCGACGGATCTTGAAAACGTGCCGTGGGGCCAGAAGGCAGTTTTCGATCGGAATTTAGAAGGATATGAACGGGAAACTATACAGAACCAGCAGTCCCAGAACGAGGCAACTGGAACGAGCGAGGGGTCTACCAAAGGGGTTGCCAACCcggaaaaaaggaaaggagagtCTACTACGGAGAGCTTGGCGAACGGATCGGGGGCTGCCAAACTTCTAAAACGACCCTCACTTCTGGCACGGCATTCGTTTGCAGGGTTTGGTAAGGAGCGGAAATTATCAACATGGCAAGACTCGGAAACCTTACCGCAAGAGCACAAGGCGAAGAACGAGAGCAAGCGCGTACAAATATCCAACGAAAACCCAGATGGTACCGGAACAGCGCAGAGCCAGGCCTCGGCTACAACCTACCAGGGGCACACTGTGCCCTTTACGCAGTCCTTTGACCCGATTAGTCCTACCCAATATAATCATCGACAGGTCGTCTTCCCCACATCCAGACCCTTGGAAGTTGAAACAGATCCGCTTATAAAGAGGACCGGTGTTGTGAAATTGTTTGGGCGTACAGGGCCTGTCGTTTTAACCAGGGAGTATTCAGAGAATACTGCAGCAAAGCAATCTGATGGTGACGTCCAAACGCCAGAGGACGTGGTGCAAGTCACTCCTACGGCAGAGCCTGTCCGGCCGTGGAACAAGGAGCATGCAATCCGGTCCAGATCTGTCTCTAACCCCGCTGCATCGGGTTTGCATGCGCCAAGAGTCCCTCTAATGGAGTTCTACGACGAATATGAACAAATTCCTCCGTCTCCCTGGTCACAGTCTCCTGctccttctccagcgccCCGTGCACATGCAGAGCAGAatcccttcttttctagCCACACCGTTGATGAAGGTGCATTCGCGAAACATCCTCCGCAACATGATTACTCGAATTTGAACCCTCTAGAAGCTATTGGTGTCGACCTAGCGAAGTCTGTAATTCACATACCTCTTTTGCATGCTGGCCGCTCGAAGCCAACTCCTCCGTCCACTTTGAGATTTCCGGTGGCTGTCATCTCAATATTGTCGCCTATTATACCTTATCCTGCGAATTTGCGACAGTCACTCGCTTGTCTTATCCCACATCTAACAACTTCATTCTGCTTAGCCCAGCACTACAGTCAGCTCGAGCGGCAATTTGCGTCCCGTCTCGAAGCACCACGCTACGGGCATCTTCTTGGCCTGGGGGGAACATTCTCAGACGAAAGCAGTGAGTTGGAACTGGTAGCTGGCCTCAGTGGACATGTCAATTATACTATAGCCGATGACGGTTCCCTGGAGGCTCGTGCTAGCCTATCTAGTCCCGACGAAAGATCAAACTCGGCCAAACCTAGTCCATCTGGAATTGGTACTCCTGGTCTTGACCTGGGTAGTATCGGAGCAGAAGTTCCCTCTGTCCTGGGCGAATCGCCTGGATTTCCTACTAAACTTGGGGCTGATGCCGTGGACAGCTACTTCAATGTCCAACAGCTTAAGGGCCTCCGCGATGCGTTGACTCATCATCGGAATCGACTGTCAAAGCCTCGACAAAACGCCACCACTTCTACACCCACTTCTCCCGGGAGATTGTTGGGGAAGCTCCCAACGGACGAAGATGGCACTACGGCTCAAGACCCAACTGCAGCTCAGGCGTCTCCATCCCAGGAATTCCGCGCACCGCCAGTCATATCCCCCACGCAAAGCTCGTCTCGCCACCCTTCAGCAAATTCTTTTTACGCCCAACTGCCACGCGAGTTACCACGTCCGTTCACCGATACCGTAGCACAGTTGATGCTAAACTCCGTTCCACTGCATATATTTCTTGCGAAGCCTCAAAGCGGCGAAGTCATTTGGACGAATTCCAAATTTGACGCATACAGAAGGAGCCAACCTCAGGAGCAAAAGTTAAGGGACCCTTGGCAAAATATCCACAGTAGCGAACGCGAGCATGTGTCACAAGAGTGGGCAAACGCGTTACGGACGGGATCACAATTCACTGAACGAGTGCGCGTGAAGCGTTTCAACGATGAGTCCGCGTACCGTTGGTTCATCTTCCGAGCCAACCCCCTACTATCTTCCACAGGCGAGGTACTATATTGGATTGGGtcttttcttgatatccatgagcAACATATTGCAGAGCTCAAAGCAGCtcaggagagagagaagttTGCGATCGATGCCAAGTACAGAGCGTTTTCGAACTCCATCCCGCAGATTGTGTTTGAAGCCACTGAGTTTCGTGGTCTTATATTTGTAAACGAACAATGGCATTTGTATACAGGCCAGAAACTTGAAGAAGCGCTCAACTTTGGATTTGCGAAACATCTTCATCCCGACGACTTGGAGAAATGTGGCGTACTTTCTGTATATCTCTCTGAGTCGCAAAAGGAGAACACAGTTTCTGGATTAGACACGACCCTCCAAGAACGTCACCTTGCCAATGGGGTTACACCTGCACTAGAAGAACTCGTGAGACGTGGTGTGGCTTCTGTCcagaaggatgagaatggacGTGTCTTCTATTCTACGGAGATTCGCCTTCGCTCCAAGGGAGCAGACTTTAGGTGGCACCTTGTTCGCTTGGTGCGGGTCGAGACGAGCAGTTTCGGTAGCGGAGAGGCTTCGTGGTACGGAACCTGTACCGATATTAACGACCGCAAGAACTTGGAGCGGGAGCTTAACAAGGCAATGCAACAACTGAACAACCAAATGGAATCGAAGACTAAGTTCTTCAGCAACATGTCCCATGAAATTCGGACACCGTTGAATGGAATACTCGGTACCATTCCTTTCATCTTGGATACCCACCTCGACACGGATCAGAGACGAATGCTGGATACAATTCAGAACAGCTCCACTAACCTCCGGGAATTGGTtgataatattctagatgTTTCCAGGGTTGAAGCAGGGAAAATGTCGCTAGTTAACTCCTGGTTCCATGTGCGATCGGTGATTGAAGATGTGATTGACACTGTTTCTTCCAGAGCCATCGACAAGGGCCTCGAAATTAACTATCTAATGGACGTCGATGTTCCTCCAATGGTCATTGGTGACAGGTTCAGGATTCGCCAGGTCTTGATAAACCTTGTTGGCAATGCAGTCAAATTCACCTCTCAAGGTGAAATCCACATACGCTGCTCCATCAATCATGGCACAGCGACTCTTTCCAAGGAGACTGAGTTGCTCTTGAACTTTGACGTTGTTGATACAGGGAAGGGTTTCAGCGCAAGAGATGCCGAGCGTCTCATGCAACGGTTCAGCCAATTAGGACAAAACGGCTCCCAACAACATGCTGGTAGCGGCCTTGGGCTATTTTTATCCAAGCAACTCGTTGAAATGCATGGCGGCAGATTGACCCCCAGCAGTAAAGAAGGTCAAGGCGCCAAGTTTTCGTTTTACGTGAAGGTTGACGCACCTCCGCCACCGTCGCCTGACGAACCGCGCCTAGTTCGACAATCGTCTAGCATGTCCGAGGGTCTTGGAATACAATCCAAGCCTAGTTCCCTGCAGAAGATGCTTTTTTCGTCGAGGGATTCTATAGATTCAAAGGGGCCAGATACCTCCGACATCTCATCAGTACTTGACTCGCCGCTTTCCCAGCCCCCGAGCAGCTCTGACCCTTCGGCTCGCTTTACTTCAAATAGCTTCTCAGAGCGTTCTTCAGTTTCTTCAGCTCTACCGACCCCTGAACTTCATGCCGTGGATCCACTCACCAAGGTTGACACTGCAAAGCTCATCAATACGGATGTTTCGTCGCAGGCGCGGCCGACTACTACGGCTTCTTCGAGCAGCGATACCATTCGTCCTGTAGCCCGGCCGTCCTCTTCAACCTCTCGGGAGCTGTCTTTGTCGACTACATCAGCACCTGTAGATGCAGGCTCAGATGCCCCGGTCTCGCAGGATCCTTACTCAATTCTCATTCTATGTCCCTTGGATAATACGCGCAAAGCTATCAAGCAGCATATTGAACAGGTGGTACCTCATGAGATACCTTTTTCAATCATATCCCTACCTGATGTCGAGGATTGGAAGGACTCGATGAATGACGAGTCTAGTGCTAAGATCACGCACCTGGTACTGAATCTACCCAGCGTGGAAGACGTCCAGGACGTAATTCAATATGTTCTTGACTGCGATTCAGCGTCCGCGCCAACTCTTGTGATTATTTCCGACCTATACCAGAAACGACAGATCAATTCAAAGATCAAGGAACTGTCTGCTAGCGGTGGGCGTGTTTATACCGTGCCAAAGCCGGTCAAGCCTTCGGCATTCTCGGCCATCTTTGACCCCGATAATAGGCGAGATCTCAGCAAGGATAGAAATCAGGACATGGCCCGAGAGATCAACAATAATTTCAAGACCATGTCTAAGATGGTGAAGGAGGTTATCGGGAACAAGGGATACCGGATCTTGCtcgttgaagacgatgaaacaAACCGTATG GTTATGTTGAAATATCTGGACAAGATTAAGGTCATGGCCGAAACCGCGTCAAATGGTCAAGAGTGCACGGAAATGGTATTCTCTAAGGAGCCGGGATACTACTCTCTTATAATC TGTGATATTCAAATGCCAATGAAAAACGGATACGAAACTTGTCGTGATATTCGTGGCTGGGAACTAAAGAATCATTACCCTCAAATACCCATTATGGCTCTGTCCGCCAATGCAATGACAGACCAAATTGAAGACGCTGCACGCGCTGGCTTCAACGACTATGTCACAAAACCCATCAAACATAACGAACTGGgcaagatgatgatgggacTACTCGATCCTAGCCGACCTCTCCTTCTACTTCGAGACCGTCTCAGGAGGGATAATCACCGCGAGGATTAA